From a region of the Triticum aestivum cultivar Chinese Spring chromosome 7D, IWGSC CS RefSeq v2.1, whole genome shotgun sequence genome:
- the LOC123166339 gene encoding transcription factor TIP2 — protein sequence MYHQQCELLMPHEGLDMDAGQSHHLAAASAVPAELNFHLLSYVDAAVSPQQPTVEYFFGGADQPHAQFEQLAANHQAMTVLRDYYGQYPATADAYLPGGGPRTGSSSLVFGAAEEESAYMVGGFQCSPKPRASGSRKRGRGAGSSFHGFPANGGVEKKEKQRRQRLSEKFTALMLLIPNRTKEDRATVIYDAIEYIQELGRTVEELTLLVEKKRGRREHQGDVVDPAPLVVAGEGECSAGELAAAVMPAMPPPPQPIRSTYIQRRSKETFVDVRIVEDEVNIKLTKRRRDGCLAAASRALDDLHLDLVHLSGGKIGDCHIYMFNTKIHPGSPVFASAVASKLIEVVDEY from the exons ATGTATCACCAGCAGTGCGAGCTCCTGATGCCCCATGAGGGCCTGGACATGGACGCCGGCCAGTCGCACCACCTTGCCGCCGCCTCAGCCGTCCCGGCAGAGCTCAACTTCCATCTCCTATCCTACGTAGACGCCGCTGTCTCGCCGCAGCAGCCCACCGTTGAGTACTTCTTCGGCGGCGCCGACCAGCCCCATGCGCAGTTCGAGCAGCTGGCCGCCAACCACCAGGCGATGACCGTGCTGCGGGACTACTACGGCCAGTACCCCGCCACCGCCGACGCGTATCTACCCGGCGGCGGTCCGAGGACCGGTTCGTCGTCCCTGGTGTTCGGTGCTGCCGAAGAGGAGTCGGCCTACATGGTAGGCGGCTTCCAATGCTCCCCCAAGCCGCGGGCGAGCGGCAGCAGGAAGCGGGGCCGGGGCGCCGGCAGCAGCTTCCACGGCTTTCCGGCCAACGGTGGCgtcgagaagaaggagaagcagcgCCGGCAGCGCCTCAGCGAGAAGTTCACCGCTCTCATGCTTCTCATCCCCAACCGTACCAAG GAGGATAGGGCCACGGTGATCTATGACGCGATCGAGTACATCCAGGAGCTTGGGAGGACGGTGGAGGAGCTGACGCTGCTGGTGGAGAAGAAGAGGGGCCGGCGGGAGCACCAGGGGGACGTGGTGGATCCGGCGCCCCTGGTGGTGGCCGGAGAAGGGGAGTGCTCTGCAGGCGAGCTGGCGGCCGCGGTGATGCCAGCgatgccaccgccgccgcagccgataCGGAGCACGTACATCCAGCGGAGGAGCAAGGAGACGTTCGTGGACGTGCGGATCGTGGAAGACGAGGTGAACATCAAGCTCACCAAGCGCCGCCGCGACGGGTGCCTCGCCGCCGCGTCCCGGGCTCTGGATGACCTCCACCTAGACCTCGTCCACCTCTCCGGCGGCAAGATCGGCGACTGCCACATCTACATGTTCAACACTAAG ATTCATCCTGGGTCTCCAGTTTTTGCAAGCGCAGTGGCCAGCAAGCTGATCGAAGTGGTGGATGAGTACTAG